The following coding sequences are from one Octopus bimaculoides isolate UCB-OBI-ISO-001 chromosome 3, ASM119413v2, whole genome shotgun sequence window:
- the LOC106877743 gene encoding uncharacterized protein LOC106877743, translating into MRTHKEKVNSKLTFEMLTDVSKIFGDVFVQTAFDSFESFSELLHQFMNRTGYIYRIKSSCNANDHNKYRDKTRSQALRYVSVTFVCTQYGKPKDNSNTNRLKMHCKPVGCKSFLSLSSAKGLLRITKSNLEHNHKPLVGFSRSKIRRCKLSKEEIEEIAALNQHNSKYRVTRKRKQPISVTVPTSSDSHLLPPVTDDQTKPIEDHLIKKHKNNDFNDGQSDGRNNVEMVEKPQQFPSIPASNPKMEKVENIAQTVQFSVSSVQNLISQPEPVEKSQLPCEKFVLGVHKMSNQVSVWKNGKSCNSGTGNSSHAVMARSLNQNKAKKNISIHQRKSPSVSSNPVIIPDEPHCPIPATKIPKRLTAARTFEKHQEKEQYCQGNTSVGREMSGDSHVSKMAGNCQEITSQIAAEKPICVIKDVGTVSQSVHFSMPPVLTSIKQPKTFEMPQPHEKKIFILADHQKNVMSSLTLLWKSGKLCDAGIGNGTSTVMMHKVVLAAVCPKLLSVFGADMLSHKFLQINLPQEVSKEGLTAFAEYAYNGILDLDPDILQQLKIIAKQLDMSEFEYLCDSQLATALHHPQYHQMPVNASVSSNITITPIQPSSSKPLSTNTTDIIDIKDDICEVELTQHNENTNIAIERESEVSSLDVGKNRNSSTSLVVIPSVQTKSLEPVNSIYSQQNHNISHVSKRNLSTFRISRTSPSDSLAVPSKVFAVPFSDTTDNRATSNVQKSNMKSKTSESSLANDLSPVSCIVQKMCSQPSLIGRNFYKPFSQSVISRKSACSFGPFTSRRNNVSLSPQVNDISIDLTDELT; encoded by the exons ATGCGCACGCATAAAGAGAAAGTAAACTCGAAACTTACATTCGAAATGTTAACGGATGTGTCAAAAATATTCGGAGATGTTTTCGTTCAGACCGCTTTTGACTCATTTGAATCATTCTCGGAGCTATTGCACCAATTCATGAACAGAACTGGATACATATACCGTATTAAATCATCGTGTAATGCTAATGACCACAACAAGTACCGAGACAAGACTCGATCTCAGGCTCTCCGATACGTCTCAGTGACGTTTGTGTGTACTCAATATGGAAAACCAAAAGATAATTCAAATACAAACCGACTTAAGATGCATTGCAAGCCAGTCGGATGTAAGTCTTTCCTCTCGCTATCCAGTGCTAAAGGATTACTGAGGATAACCAAATCCAACTTAGAACACAATCACAAACCGTTGGTGGGATTTTCACGCTCCAAAATTCGACGATGTAAATTGTCGAAAGAAGAAATTGAAGAG ATTGCAGCATTGAATCAACATAATTCAAAATATAGAGTtactagaaaaagaaaacaacccaTATCTGTCACAGTGCCTACTTCAAGTGACTCACATCTGTTGCCTCCTGTTACTGATGATCAAACAAAACCTATAGAAGATCATTtgataaagaaacataaaaacaacgATTTCAATGATGG GCAGTCAGATGGTAGAAATAATGTTGAGATGGTTGAGAAGCCACAACAATTTCCTTCAATCCCAGCTTCTAATCCTAAAATGGAGAAAGTAGAAAATATAGCTCAAACAGTTCAATTCTCAGTATCTTCAGTTCAGAATCTAATTTCTCAACCTGAGCCTGTTGAAAAATCTCAACTCCCCTGCGAAAAATTTGTTCTTGGTGTCCATAAAATGTCCAATCAGGTTTCAGTATGGAAGAATGGAAAATCATGTAATTCTGGTACTGGCAACAGTTCACATGCAGTGATG GCAAGATCATTGAACCAGAATAAAGCAAAAAAGAATATATCAATACACCAAAGAAAATCACCTTCTGTCTCTTCTAACCCAGTTATCATTCCAGATGAACCACACTGTCCAATTCCAGCTACCAAAATTCCAAAGAGACTGACTGCTGCCAGGACATTTGAAAAAcatcaagaaaaagaacaatattgTCAAGGAAATACCTCTGTTGGCAG ggAAATGAGTGGTGATAGCCACGTTTCTAAAATGGCTGGAAATTGTCAGGAAATTACTTCTCAAATTGCTGCTGAGAAGCCTATTTGTGTGATTAAGGATGTTGGTACTGTATCACAGTCGGTTCACTTCTCAATGCCTCCAGTTCTGACATCTATTAAGCAACCAAAGACCTTTGAAATGCCACAACCTcacgaaaagaaaatatttattcttgctGATCATCAGAAAAATGTAATGTCCAGCCTGACATTGCTATGGAAGAGTGGAAAATTATGTGATGCTGGTATTGGAAATGGTACATCAACAGTGATG ATGCATAAAGTTGTCCTAGCTGCTGTGTGTCCTAAACTGTTGTCAGTATTTGGTGCAGATATGCTTTCTCACAAGTTTCTCCAAATTAACTTACCACAGGAAGTTAGCAAAGAAGGTTTAACTGCTTTTGCAGAATATGCATACAATGGGATTCTTGATCTCGATCCAGATATTTTACAACAGTTAAAAATTATTGCAAAACAATTAGATATGAGTGAATTTGAGTATTTGTGTGACAGTCAACTTGCAACTGCATTACATCATCCACAATATCACCAAATGCCAGTTAATGCATCTGTATCATCAAACATTACTATAACACCAATTCAGCCATCATCATCCAAACCTCTTTCAACTAACACTAcagatattattgatataaaagatgacATTTGTGAAGTTGAATTAACACAAcataatgaaaatacaaacattGCCATTGAAAGGGAATCTGAAGTTAGTTCATTAGATGTAGGTAAAAACAGAAACTCTTCTACTAGTTTAGTTGTTATTCCCAGTGTACAAACTAAATCCCTGGAACCTGTAAACAGTATATATAGTCAACAAAATCATAATATATCACATGTATCCAAAAGAAATTTAAGCACCTTTCGGATATCCCGTACATCGCCATCAGATTCTTTAGCTGTGCCCAGTAAAGTATTTGCCGTACCATTTTCAGACACCACAGATAATAGAGCAACATCAAATGTACAAAAATCTAATATGAAATCCAAGACATCTGAAAGCTCTCTGGCCAATGATTTATCTCCTGTATCTTGTATTGTACAAAAAATGTGTTCTCAGCCCAGTCTCATTGGAAGAAATTTTTATAAACCTTTCAGTCAATCTGTAATCAGTAGAAAAAGTGCCTGTTCTTTTGGTCCTTTTACATCCAGAAGAAATAATGTATCATTATCACCACAAGTTAAtgatatatctatagatttaacAGATGAACTTACTTGA
- the LOC106877740 gene encoding uncharacterized protein LOC106877740 translates to MPPKISSLGRLTRNAMRVKEIRKNETTEERQLRLENHREKQFARRRTETAEQRQARLEARKQSTYNYRTNRKMKMIQKKKNEIQQHLKKQHQNQMLKNQQSHDRWQMDSALSSPKTSKCVHLTTKMPVQQDSSLAQASQNITKPAQVLASPFQITPSKSNLVKNPNQTTFLTHLLCHIVKKNCVLNLDS, encoded by the exons ATGCCTCCCAAAATATCATCACTGGGCCGTCTCACCAGGAATGCTATGAGGGTAAAGGAAATACGGAAAAACGAAACCACAGAAGAAAGGCAATTAAGATTAGAAAATCATAGGGAAAAACAGTTTGCTAGACGGCGGACAGAAACAGCAGAACAAAGGCAGGCAAGATTAGAAGCTCGGAAACAGAGCACATATAATTATCGTACAAATCGCAAG ATGAaaatgatacagaaaaaaaagaacgaaatacAGCAACACTTAAAGAAGCAACACCAGAATCAAATGTTAAAAAATCAACAATCACATGACAGATG GCAAATGGACAGTGCTTTATCATCTCCAAAGACTTCAAAATGTGTACATCTAACTACTAAAATGCCAGTCCAGCAAGATTCAAGTTTAGCACAAGCATCGCAAAATATTACAAAGCCAGCTCAGGTGTTGGCATCACCATTTCAAATAACTCCATCCAAATCAAATCTGGTGAAAAATCCAAATCAAACAACC TTTCTGACTCATCTCCTGTGTCATATCGTGAAGAAAAACTGTGTTCTCAATCTAGACTCATAA